The Athene noctua chromosome 8, bAthNoc1.hap1.1, whole genome shotgun sequence region GCcggtcgccgccgccgcctcgggccGGTACTTGAGCCAGCAGATGAGCCATGTGACGACGACGGAGAAGAGGGCGAGGATGCTGGCCACCGACAGGCAGATGGGCCCCACCGGCGACGGCGAGGCCGAGGCGCCGGGCCCGGCGTCGCCGCCGTACTGGTTGACGAAGATGAGGCCGGTGAAGAGCAGCACCACCATGGAGAGGAAGGAGACGACGACGCACACGCAGCCGGCGCTCAGCGCCGCCCGCTTGCAGCTCTGGCAGCTCTCGTAGCCGCCGCCCGaggagcgcggcccggcccggccggcgggggcgggggccggcggggcgagcgcggccgccgcctcccgggcgcggggcgggcggcggggcggcagcggcggcaggcTGTCCTGAGGCAGCGGGTCGCGGGCCCGCAGCtgcggcgggcaggcggcggccaGCTTGGTGTTGACGGGGAGGCCGTGGACGCGGTGGTCGGGCAGCGCCGTGCGGTGGCGGCAGAGCGGGCAGGCCAGCGAGCCGCCGGCAGAGCGCCCCGGCCCCGATCCCGGCCccggctcggcggcggcgggcggctgctGGGCGGCCCGCAGGTGCAGCTGGCTCAGGCACTCCTGGCAGAAGGTGTGCAGGCACTCCAGCAGCTTGGGCGCCCGCCGCTCCAGGTCGAAGTAGTTGTAGCAGATCTTGCACTCGTAGTCCTCGTAGctgggggcggccgccgccgcctcatcctcccgccgcccgccctgccctACGCCGCCCTTCTGCGCCGGCTCGGCCATAACATCTCGCCGG contains the following coding sequences:
- the RNF228 gene encoding RING finger protein 228, with product MAEPAQKGGVGQGGRREDEAAAAAPSYEDYECKICYNYFDLERRAPKLLECLHTFCQECLSQLHLRAAQQPPAAAEPGPGSGPGRSAGGSLACPLCRHRTALPDHRVHGLPVNTKLAAACPPQLRARDPLPQDSLPPLPPRRPPRAREAAAALAPPAPAPAGRAGPRSSGGGYESCQSCKRAALSAGCVCVVVSFLSMVVLLFTGLIFVNQYGGDAGPGASASPSPVGPICLSVASILALFSVVVTWLICWLKYRPEAAAATGGATANGSARGRAAAARRSDT